In Agromyces sp. G08B096, a genomic segment contains:
- the rapZ gene encoding RNase adapter RapZ, with protein sequence MGDEVERQEMLIVTGMSGAGRSTVANALEDLGWYVVDNLPPQMLRPLVELVERAGTSLPRIAAVVDVRGGDFFAELQDIIQALRSGVNVRVVFLDAADATLVRRFESVRRPHPLQGDGTILDGITAERTRLQALREMSDVLIDTTDLNVHQLANRVTDAFAEEDAAGLRVTVVSFGFKYGLPPDADHVADARFLPNPFWVPELRPLTGMDEVVSGYVLGQNGAREFLDAYAAALEPVFAGYQRENKRHATVAIGCTGGKHRSVALVRELAARIERMPGVAVAVKDRDLGRE encoded by the coding sequence ATGGGAGACGAGGTCGAGCGTCAGGAGATGCTCATCGTCACCGGGATGTCCGGGGCCGGCCGCTCGACCGTCGCGAACGCGCTGGAAGACCTCGGCTGGTACGTGGTCGACAATCTCCCACCGCAGATGCTGCGGCCGCTCGTGGAGCTGGTCGAACGCGCCGGCACCTCGCTGCCTCGCATCGCCGCCGTGGTCGACGTCCGCGGCGGCGACTTCTTCGCCGAGCTGCAGGACATCATCCAGGCGCTGCGCAGCGGGGTGAACGTGCGCGTGGTGTTCCTCGACGCGGCCGATGCGACGCTCGTGCGCCGGTTCGAGTCGGTGCGTCGTCCGCACCCGCTGCAGGGCGACGGCACCATCCTCGACGGCATCACCGCCGAGCGCACGAGACTGCAGGCGCTGCGCGAGATGAGCGATGTGCTCATCGACACCACCGACCTGAACGTCCACCAGCTCGCCAACCGCGTGACCGACGCGTTCGCGGAGGAGGACGCCGCCGGCCTCCGGGTGACGGTGGTGAGCTTCGGCTTCAAGTACGGACTCCCGCCAGACGCCGACCACGTCGCCGACGCACGCTTCCTGCCGAACCCGTTCTGGGTGCCCGAGCTGCGACCGCTGACGGGGATGGACGAGGTCGTGTCGGGATACGTGCTCGGCCAGAACGGCGCGCGCGAATTCCTCGACGCCTACGCGGCGGCGCTGGAACCCGTCTTCGCGGGCTACCAGCGGGAGAACAAGCGGCACGCGACGGTCGCGATCGGATGCACCGGCGGGAAGCACCGGTCGGTGGCCCTGGTGCGCGAACTCGCGGCTCGCATCGAACGAATGCCCGGCGTGGCCGTGGCGGTGAAGGACCGGGACCTCGGTCGTGAGTGA
- the tpiA gene encoding triose-phosphate isomerase has protein sequence MAVGRTPLIAGNWKMNLDHLQAIAFVQKLAWSLADAKHDAADAEVAVFPPFTDLRSVQTLVAADSLPIAYGGQDVSAHDSGAYTGEISGAFLAQLDCRYVIIGHSERRTLHDETDADVNRKVLAAQRHGLVPVLCVGETAEDLEEHGASAVPVAQLRAALEGVDAAKEVVVAYEPVWAIGSGQAATPAQAEQVAAALRGVLAEVLGEDAAKATRILYGGSVKAANIASFMREPNVDGALVGGASLDIDEFSSIVRFKKHVGA, from the coding sequence ATGGCAGTAGGCCGCACCCCGCTCATCGCGGGCAACTGGAAGATGAACCTCGACCACCTGCAGGCGATCGCGTTCGTGCAGAAGCTGGCGTGGTCGCTGGCCGACGCGAAGCACGACGCGGCCGACGCGGAGGTGGCGGTGTTCCCGCCCTTCACCGACTTGCGCTCGGTGCAGACGCTCGTCGCCGCCGACTCGCTGCCCATCGCGTACGGCGGTCAGGATGTCTCGGCCCACGACTCCGGCGCGTACACGGGCGAGATCTCGGGCGCGTTCCTCGCGCAGCTCGACTGCCGGTACGTGATCATCGGACACTCCGAGCGGCGCACGCTGCACGACGAGACCGATGCCGATGTGAACCGCAAGGTCCTCGCCGCACAGCGCCACGGCCTCGTGCCGGTGCTCTGCGTCGGCGAGACCGCCGAAGACCTCGAAGAGCATGGCGCGAGCGCCGTGCCCGTCGCGCAGCTGCGTGCGGCCCTCGAGGGCGTCGACGCGGCGAAGGAAGTCGTCGTCGCGTACGAGCCCGTCTGGGCCATCGGGTCGGGCCAGGCGGCGACTCCCGCCCAGGCCGAGCAGGTCGCCGCGGCGCTGCGCGGCGTTCTGGCCGAGGTCCTCGGCGAGGATGCCGCGAAGGCGACCCGGATCCTCTACGGCGGCTCGGTGAAGGCGGCGAACATCGCCTCCTTCATGCGGGAGCCGAACGTCGACGGGGCACTCGTCGGCGGTGCAAGCCTTGACATCGACGAGTTCTCGAGCATCGTCCGCTTCAAGAAGCACGTCGGCGCCTGA
- the whiA gene encoding DNA-binding protein WhiA, which yields MALTADVKEELARVEVSKTSVRAAELASILRFAGGLHLISGRIAIEAELDSATVAKRVTRDLGELYGVRPDVSVISASGIRRQNQYLVRVLDGGETLARQTGLLDARRRPVRGLPNRLTTGSRDEVAAVWRGAFLAHGSLTDPGRSAALEVTCPGNETAMALVGAAGRLGVSAKAREVRGVHRVVIRDGEAISAMLSLMGATGTVRNWEELRQRREVRATANRLVNFDDANLRRSAQAAVAACARVERAMEILGDDIPDHLKYAGQLRLAHREASLDELGHHADPPMTKDAVAGRIRRLLAMADKRAADLGVPGTEASLPADFDVV from the coding sequence GTGGCATTGACCGCGGACGTGAAGGAAGAACTCGCTCGGGTCGAGGTGTCGAAGACGAGCGTCCGCGCGGCGGAGCTGGCGTCGATCCTCCGCTTCGCCGGCGGACTCCACCTCATCTCCGGGCGCATCGCGATCGAGGCCGAGCTGGACTCCGCGACGGTGGCCAAGCGCGTCACGCGCGACCTCGGTGAGCTGTACGGCGTTCGGCCGGATGTCTCGGTGATCTCCGCCTCCGGCATCCGGCGGCAGAACCAGTACCTCGTCCGCGTGCTCGATGGCGGCGAGACCCTCGCCCGGCAGACCGGTCTGCTCGATGCCCGGCGCCGGCCGGTGCGCGGCCTGCCCAACCGGCTGACCACGGGGTCCCGCGACGAGGTGGCTGCGGTGTGGCGCGGGGCGTTCCTCGCGCATGGGAGCCTCACCGATCCCGGCCGCTCCGCCGCCCTCGAGGTCACCTGCCCCGGCAACGAGACCGCGATGGCGCTCGTCGGCGCGGCCGGTCGGCTCGGCGTCTCGGCGAAGGCCCGCGAGGTGCGCGGCGTGCACCGGGTCGTGATCCGCGACGGCGAGGCGATCAGCGCGATGCTGAGCCTCATGGGCGCGACGGGGACGGTCCGGAACTGGGAGGAGCTCCGCCAGCGCCGCGAGGTGCGGGCGACCGCGAACCGCCTGGTGAACTTCGACGACGCGAACCTCCGCCGTTCCGCCCAGGCCGCGGTGGCGGCGTGCGCACGGGTCGAACGCGCGATGGAGATCCTGGGCGACGACATCCCCGATCACCTGAAGTACGCCGGGCAGCTGCGACTGGCGCACCGCGAGGCGAGCCTCGACGAGCTCGGCCACCACGCCGATCCGCCGATGACGAAGGACGCGGTCGCCGGGCGCATCCGGCGTCTGCTCGCGATGGCCGACAAGCGGGCCGCCGATCTCGGCGTGCCGGGCACCGAGGCCAGCCTGCCCGCCGATTTCGACGTCGTCTGA
- the uvrC gene encoding excinuclease ABC subunit UvrC, whose amino-acid sequence MAGTVPYRPKPGEIPTSPGVYRFRDADRRVLYVGKAKNLRARLSNYFAPLRTLHERTRRMVLTATSVEWTVVGNDVEALQLEYTWIKEFDPPFNVKYRDDKSYPYLAVTLADEAPRAIVTRRRGIPGARYFGPYPKVWAANETLDLLLKLFPIRTCKDSDYRRAMASGKPCFAGQIGRCFGPCSGKVTIEEHRANVDRFVAFMQNPDRRIVDDLAREMHAAAAVQDYEAAARRRDELQAAREFFEQSAVVLGEKVDVDVFGIDDDELAAAVQLFIVRGGLIRGVRSWTVDKELDVPLGDLVDSVLQHAYGDDILPPGEIIVPELPGDATAVEEWLSGVGGRRVRLRAAKRGDKAALLATATQNARQSLMLYKTRRSADFTTRSRALEDIQEALGMPDAPLRMECYDVSHLSGTNIVASMVVFEDGLPRKDEYRRFTIPASTDDTDSIHQVLTRRLAYLRDDPAPSGAADSGAVGASGAEGVASEDPVETAVTSARRKKFAYRPNLLIVDGGQPQVEAAARALRESGVQGITLCGIAKRLEEIWTPDSDFPVILPRNSDALFLFQRIRDEAHRFAITHQRQRRKRDIGSVLSEIPGLGPSRVKELLRHFGSVTRLKGATEEEIAEVKGIGPTLAATIRSTLHADRAPTPR is encoded by the coding sequence ATGGCCGGCACCGTTCCGTACCGGCCGAAGCCGGGGGAGATCCCGACCTCGCCGGGCGTGTACCGCTTCCGCGACGCCGATCGGCGTGTGCTCTACGTCGGCAAGGCGAAGAACCTCCGCGCCAGGCTGTCGAACTACTTCGCACCGCTGCGCACGCTCCACGAGCGCACGCGCCGCATGGTGCTCACGGCCACGTCGGTCGAGTGGACCGTGGTCGGCAACGACGTCGAGGCGCTTCAGCTCGAGTACACCTGGATCAAGGAGTTCGATCCGCCGTTCAACGTGAAGTACCGCGACGACAAGTCGTATCCGTACCTGGCGGTGACCCTGGCGGACGAGGCGCCGCGGGCGATCGTCACCAGGCGGCGGGGCATCCCCGGCGCCCGGTATTTCGGCCCGTATCCGAAGGTGTGGGCCGCGAACGAGACGCTCGACCTGCTGCTGAAGCTGTTCCCCATCCGCACCTGCAAGGACAGCGACTACCGCCGGGCGATGGCGAGCGGCAAACCGTGCTTCGCCGGGCAGATCGGTCGGTGCTTCGGGCCGTGCTCCGGCAAGGTCACCATCGAAGAGCACCGTGCGAATGTCGACCGCTTCGTCGCGTTCATGCAGAACCCCGATCGGCGGATCGTCGACGATCTCGCGCGTGAGATGCATGCGGCCGCCGCGGTGCAGGACTACGAGGCCGCGGCGCGCCGGCGCGACGAGCTGCAGGCGGCGCGGGAGTTCTTCGAGCAGAGCGCCGTCGTGCTGGGGGAGAAGGTCGACGTCGACGTCTTCGGCATCGACGACGATGAGCTCGCGGCAGCGGTGCAGCTGTTCATCGTGCGTGGCGGCCTGATCCGAGGCGTCCGCTCGTGGACGGTCGACAAGGAGCTCGACGTGCCGCTCGGCGACCTCGTCGACTCGGTGCTCCAGCACGCCTACGGCGATGACATCCTGCCGCCCGGGGAGATCATCGTGCCGGAGCTGCCGGGCGACGCGACCGCGGTCGAGGAGTGGCTGAGCGGCGTCGGCGGGCGTCGGGTCAGGCTCCGCGCCGCCAAGCGCGGCGACAAGGCCGCGCTGCTCGCGACGGCGACGCAGAACGCGCGCCAGTCGCTGATGCTCTACAAGACGAGGCGGAGCGCCGACTTCACGACCCGGTCGCGCGCGCTGGAGGACATCCAGGAAGCGCTCGGCATGCCGGATGCCCCGCTGCGCATGGAGTGCTACGACGTGTCGCATCTCTCCGGCACCAACATCGTCGCCTCGATGGTCGTCTTCGAAGACGGGCTGCCGCGGAAGGACGAGTACCGCCGGTTCACCATCCCCGCGTCGACGGATGACACCGACTCGATCCATCAGGTGCTGACCCGGCGCCTCGCGTACCTGCGCGACGATCCGGCGCCGAGCGGTGCTGCCGATTCCGGCGCGGTCGGTGCGTCGGGAGCTGAGGGCGTGGCATCCGAGGACCCGGTGGAGACCGCGGTGACCTCCGCCAGGCGGAAGAAGTTCGCGTACCGGCCGAACCTCCTCATCGTCGACGGCGGGCAGCCGCAGGTCGAGGCGGCCGCGCGCGCGCTCCGCGAGTCGGGTGTGCAGGGCATCACGCTCTGCGGCATCGCAAAGCGGCTCGAGGAGATCTGGACGCCCGACTCCGATTTCCCCGTCATCCTGCCGCGCAACTCCGACGCGCTCTTCCTGTTCCAGCGGATCCGCGACGAGGCGCACCGGTTCGCGATCACCCACCAGCGTCAGCGACGCAAACGCGATATCGGATCCGTGCTCTCCGAGATCCCCGGCCTCGGCCCGTCGCGGGTCAAGGAACTGCTGCGGCACTTCGGCTCGGTCACGCGTCTGAAGGGCGCGACCGAGGAGGAGATCGCCGAGGTGAAGGGCATCGGACCGACCCTCGCCGCGACGATCCGCAGCACGCTGCACGCCGATCGTGCTCCGACGCCCCGGTAG
- the uvrA gene encoding excinuclease ABC subunit UvrA — MPVSRLDAHARLSVRGARVHNLRNIDVEVPRDAMVVFTGLSGSGKSSLAFDTIFAEGQRRYVESLSAYARQFLGQVDRPDVDFIEGLSPAVSIDQKSTNRNPRSTVGTITEIYDYMRLLWARIGVPHCPVCGARIEKQTVQQIADRLMELDEGTRFQVLSPVVSKKKGEFVDLFRDLAAQGYTRAVVDGELVRLDEPPTLKKQVKHDISVVIDRLVASPDILGRLTDSLETALRLTDGLVQINYVDLEGDAAWQTFSEKLSCPNQHPIQLTEIEPRTFSFNAPFGACPECSGLGTRMSVDEDLLLGDPSLSISEGVILPWTSQGKSLYNYYEKLLDGLARDLRFSLDTPWEQLDETARNAVLRGDNFEVKVKWRNRYGREMSYTSGFEGVVPYIERQYVQAETDVQRARWAEYLREVPCPVCDGKRLKPEVLSVLIHDRSIADVAQLSLTDARSFMDRLELSDREQAIAAQVLREIKVRLDFLIRVGLAYLDLARAAATLSGGEAQRIRLATQIGSGLTGVLYVLDEPSIGLHQRDNRRLIDTLVALRDLGNTLIVVEHDEDTIRTADWIVDIGPGAGVNGGTVVHSGSYADLLKNTASLTGDYLSGRREIAVPSRRRPIDPERVIRVEGASANNLRNVEVDFPLGVFTAVTGVSGSGKSSLVNDILYRVLANRLNGARKVPGKHRRVNGLDQLDKVVHVDQAPIGRTPRSNPATYTGVFDRIRTLFAETTEAKARGYLPGRFSFNVKGGRCEACAGDGTIKIEMNFLPDVYVACEVCGGKRYNRETLQVHYKGKNIAEVLEMPISEAADFFEPISAIHRYLKTLVDVGLGYVQLGQSATTLSGGEAQRVKLATELQRRSNGRSVYVLDEPTTGLHFEDVRKLLKVLGKLVDKGNTVIVIEHNLDVIKSADWLIDLGPEGGSGGGRIVATGTPEQVADHPDSHTGTFLREIFDAHERAEVAS, encoded by the coding sequence GTGCCAGTTTCACGTCTCGATGCCCATGCCCGCCTGAGTGTTCGCGGCGCCCGCGTGCACAACCTGCGGAACATCGACGTCGAGGTCCCGCGCGATGCGATGGTCGTCTTCACGGGCCTGTCCGGGTCGGGCAAGTCCTCGCTCGCGTTCGACACGATCTTCGCCGAGGGCCAGCGCCGCTATGTCGAGTCGCTGTCGGCCTACGCCCGACAGTTCCTCGGCCAGGTCGACCGCCCCGACGTGGATTTCATCGAGGGTCTGAGCCCGGCGGTCTCCATCGACCAGAAGTCGACCAACCGCAACCCGCGCTCGACCGTCGGCACCATCACCGAGATCTACGATTACATGCGTCTGCTGTGGGCGCGCATCGGCGTGCCCCACTGCCCGGTCTGCGGCGCCCGGATCGAGAAGCAGACCGTCCAACAGATCGCCGACCGCCTGATGGAGCTCGATGAGGGCACCCGCTTCCAGGTGCTGAGCCCCGTCGTCTCGAAGAAGAAGGGCGAGTTCGTCGACCTGTTCCGCGACCTCGCGGCGCAGGGCTACACCCGGGCCGTCGTCGACGGCGAGCTCGTCCGGCTCGACGAGCCGCCGACGCTGAAGAAGCAGGTGAAGCACGACATCTCGGTGGTCATCGACCGCCTGGTCGCCTCGCCCGACATCCTCGGCCGGCTCACCGACTCCCTCGAGACTGCGCTGCGTCTCACCGACGGGCTCGTCCAGATCAACTACGTCGACCTCGAGGGCGACGCGGCGTGGCAGACGTTCTCCGAGAAGCTCTCCTGCCCCAACCAGCACCCGATCCAGCTCACCGAGATCGAGCCCCGCACGTTCTCGTTCAACGCCCCGTTCGGCGCGTGCCCCGAGTGTTCAGGGCTCGGAACGCGGATGTCGGTCGATGAGGACCTGCTGCTCGGCGACCCGTCGCTGTCGATCTCCGAGGGCGTCATCCTACCGTGGACCTCGCAGGGCAAGAGCCTCTACAACTACTACGAGAAGCTCCTCGACGGCCTCGCGCGCGACCTCCGGTTCTCGCTCGACACCCCATGGGAGCAGCTCGACGAGACGGCGCGCAACGCCGTGCTCCGCGGCGACAACTTCGAGGTGAAGGTCAAGTGGCGCAACCGCTACGGCCGCGAGATGAGCTACACCTCGGGCTTCGAGGGCGTGGTGCCCTACATCGAACGGCAGTACGTGCAGGCGGAGACCGATGTGCAGCGCGCCCGGTGGGCCGAGTACCTCCGCGAGGTGCCGTGCCCCGTCTGCGACGGCAAGCGACTGAAGCCCGAGGTGCTGTCGGTGCTCATCCACGACCGCAGCATCGCCGACGTGGCGCAGCTCAGCCTCACCGATGCGCGCTCCTTCATGGACCGACTGGAGCTCAGCGACCGCGAGCAGGCGATCGCCGCGCAGGTGCTCCGCGAGATCAAGGTGCGGCTCGACTTCCTCATCCGCGTCGGCCTCGCCTATCTCGACCTGGCACGCGCCGCCGCGACGCTCTCGGGCGGTGAAGCGCAGCGCATCCGTCTCGCCACGCAGATCGGCTCAGGCCTCACGGGAGTGCTGTACGTGCTCGACGAGCCGAGCATCGGCCTGCACCAGCGAGACAACCGCCGGCTCATCGATACGCTCGTCGCGCTGCGCGATCTCGGCAACACCCTCATCGTGGTCGAGCACGACGAAGACACCATCCGCACCGCCGACTGGATCGTCGACATCGGGCCGGGAGCGGGCGTCAACGGCGGCACGGTCGTGCACTCCGGTTCCTACGCCGATCTGCTGAAGAACACGGCGTCCCTCACGGGCGACTATCTGTCGGGTCGACGCGAGATCGCCGTGCCGTCCCGCCGTCGTCCCATCGACCCCGAGCGGGTCATCCGCGTCGAAGGGGCGTCGGCGAACAATCTGCGCAACGTCGAGGTCGACTTCCCGCTGGGCGTGTTCACCGCCGTGACCGGCGTCTCGGGCTCGGGGAAGTCCTCGCTCGTGAACGACATCCTCTACCGCGTGCTCGCCAACCGGCTGAACGGCGCCCGGAAGGTCCCGGGCAAGCATCGTCGCGTGAACGGCCTCGACCAGCTCGACAAGGTCGTGCACGTCGACCAGGCGCCAATCGGCCGGACCCCTCGGTCGAACCCCGCGACCTATACCGGCGTGTTCGACCGGATCCGGACGCTGTTCGCGGAGACCACCGAGGCGAAGGCCCGCGGCTACCTGCCCGGCCGGTTCAGCTTCAACGTCAAGGGCGGGCGCTGCGAGGCCTGCGCGGGCGACGGCACCATCAAGATCGAGATGAACTTCCTGCCCGACGTCTACGTCGCGTGCGAGGTCTGCGGCGGCAAGCGCTACAACCGCGAGACCCTGCAGGTGCACTACAAGGGCAAGAACATCGCCGAGGTGCTCGAGATGCCGATCAGCGAGGCGGCCGACTTCTTCGAGCCGATCTCGGCGATCCACCGCTACCTGAAGACGCTCGTCGATGTGGGACTCGGCTATGTGCAGCTCGGGCAGAGCGCCACGACCCTGTCAGGCGGCGAGGCGCAGCGCGTGAAGCTCGCGACCGAGCTGCAGCGACGATCCAACGGCCGCAGCGTCTACGTGCTCGACGAGCCCACCACCGGCCTGCACTTCGAGGATGTGCGAAAGCTCCTGAAGGTGCTCGGCAAGCTCGTCGACAAGGGCAACACCGTCATCGTCATCGAGCACAACCTCGACGTCATCAAGTCGGCCGACTGGCTCATCGACCTCGGGCCGGAGGGCGGCTCGGGCGGCGGCCGGATCGTCGCGACCGGCACCCCCGAACAGGTCGCCGACCACCCCGACAGCCACACGGGCACGTTCCTCCGCGAGATCTTCGACGCGCACGAGCGCGCCGAGGTCGCCAGCTGA
- the gap gene encoding type I glyceraldehyde-3-phosphate dehydrogenase, translating into MSVKIGINGFGRIGRNYFRAALAQGADLEIVAVNDLTDNKTLAHLLKYDSITGRLDATVEYDDENLIVNGKAIKAFAERDPANLPWGELGVDIVIESTGFFTKAADARKHLDAGAKKVLISAPATDEDGTFVMGVNEDTYDPATQHIISNASCTTNCLAPLAKVFNDAFGIERGLMTTVHAYTADQNLQDGPHKDLRRARAAAINIVPTSTGAAKAIGLVLPELVGKLDGFALRVPVPTGSITDLTVTASRPVTVDEVKAAYKAAAEGPLKGILKYTEDEIVSSDIVTDPHSSIFDAGLVRVIGDQVKLSAWYDNEWGYSNRLVDLTEYVAERL; encoded by the coding sequence GTGTCCGTAAAGATCGGCATCAACGGCTTCGGCCGCATCGGCCGCAACTACTTCCGCGCCGCCCTCGCGCAGGGCGCAGACCTCGAGATCGTCGCGGTCAACGACCTCACCGACAACAAGACGCTCGCCCACCTGCTGAAGTACGACTCGATCACGGGCCGCCTGGACGCGACGGTCGAGTACGACGACGAGAACCTGATCGTCAACGGCAAGGCCATCAAGGCGTTCGCCGAGCGCGACCCCGCGAACCTCCCCTGGGGCGAGCTCGGCGTCGACATCGTCATCGAGTCGACCGGCTTCTTCACCAAGGCCGCCGACGCGCGCAAGCACCTCGACGCCGGCGCGAAGAAGGTGCTGATCTCGGCCCCCGCCACCGACGAGGACGGCACGTTCGTCATGGGCGTGAACGAGGACACGTACGACCCGGCGACGCAGCACATCATCTCGAACGCGTCGTGCACGACGAACTGCCTCGCGCCGCTCGCCAAGGTCTTCAACGACGCGTTCGGCATCGAGCGCGGCCTCATGACGACGGTGCACGCGTACACGGCCGACCAGAACCTGCAGGACGGCCCCCACAAGGACCTCCGTCGCGCGCGCGCCGCCGCGATCAACATCGTCCCGACCTCGACCGGTGCGGCCAAGGCGATCGGCCTGGTGCTGCCCGAACTCGTCGGCAAGCTCGACGGCTTCGCGCTCCGCGTTCCGGTCCCCACCGGCTCCATCACCGACCTCACCGTGACCGCGTCGCGTCCCGTGACGGTCGACGAGGTCAAGGCCGCCTACAAGGCGGCGGCCGAGGGCCCGCTGAAGGGCATCCTGAAGTACACCGAGGACGAGATCGTCTCGAGCGACATCGTCACCGACCCGCACTCGTCGATCTTCGACGCCGGCCTCGTCCGCGTGATCGGCGACCAGGTGAAGCTCTCGGCGTGGTACGACAACGAGTGGGGCTACTCCAACCGGCTCGTCGACCTCACCGAGTACGTGGCTGAACGTCTCTGA
- a CDS encoding superoxide dismutase gives MADYTLPDLPYDYAALEPSISGRIMELHHSKHHQAYVTGANTALAQLAEARETGNLANVNKLEKDLAFNLGGHVNHSIFWTNLSPNGGDKPTGELAAAIDDQFGSFDAFQAHFTATALGVQGSGWAVLAWDSLGQRLIIVQFFDQQGNLPAGIVPLLMLDVWEHAYYLDYQNVRADYVKAFWNIADWANVQQRFDAARERTSGLLLLS, from the coding sequence ATGGCTGACTACACCCTCCCCGATCTTCCGTACGACTACGCGGCGCTCGAGCCGTCGATCAGCGGCCGGATCATGGAGCTGCACCACTCGAAGCACCACCAGGCGTATGTGACGGGCGCGAACACGGCGCTCGCGCAGCTCGCCGAGGCGCGTGAGACGGGCAACCTCGCGAACGTCAACAAGCTCGAGAAGGACCTCGCGTTCAACCTCGGCGGCCACGTCAACCACTCGATCTTCTGGACCAACCTGTCGCCGAACGGCGGAGACAAGCCCACCGGCGAGCTGGCCGCGGCGATCGACGACCAGTTCGGCTCGTTCGACGCGTTCCAGGCGCACTTCACCGCCACGGCGCTCGGCGTGCAGGGCTCCGGGTGGGCCGTCCTCGCGTGGGATTCGCTCGGTCAGCGCCTGATCATCGTGCAGTTCTTCGACCAGCAGGGCAACCTGCCGGCCGGTATCGTGCCGCTGCTCATGCTCGATGTCTGGGAGCACGCGTACTACCTCGACTACCAGAACGTGCGGGCCGACTACGTCAAGGCGTTCTGGAACATCGCCGACTGGGCGAACGTCCAGCAGCGCTTCGACGCCGCCCGCGAGCGCACTTCCGGCCTGCTGCTACTGTCATAG
- the secG gene encoding preprotein translocase subunit SecG: MEILQVVLQVLLGLTSLLLTLLILLHKGRGGGLSDMFGGGVTSSLGASGVAERNLNRITIILGLVWVACIVVLGLITKFDAGI, encoded by the coding sequence GTGGAGATTCTCCAGGTCGTCCTGCAGGTGCTGCTCGGCCTCACGAGCCTCCTGCTGACGCTGCTCATCCTGCTGCACAAGGGCCGCGGCGGTGGTCTGTCCGACATGTTCGGCGGCGGCGTGACCTCCAGCCTCGGCGCCTCCGGCGTCGCCGAGCGCAACCTCAACCGGATCACGATCATCCTGGGCCTCGTCTGGGTCGCTTGCATCGTGGTGCTCGGGCTCATTACCAAGTTCGACGCCGGCATCTGA
- a CDS encoding phosphoglycerate kinase has product MTLRTIESLGPLAGKRVVVRCDLNVPLKDGSITDDGRVRASVPTLEALTGQGARVIVVSHLGRPDGAPDPKYSLAPVAARLGELLDAPVAFASDTVGPDAASKVEHLADREVLVLENLRFNAGETAKDDEARAAFAGELAAFADAVVSDGFGVVHRKQASVFDLEQLRPSAAGLLIAAELEVLDRLTENPERPYTVVLGGSKVSDKLGVIAHLLPRVDALLIGGGMLFTFLAAQGHKVGSSLLEEDQIETVRGYLAEARERGVEIVLPTDVVVAERFAADAEHVVAPADAIEDTAFGASGLGLDIGPDTAAAFAEKIRGSKTVFWNGPMGVFELAPFAAGTREVAQALTEVDGLSVVGGGDSAAAVRQLGFADDAFGHISTGGGASLEFLEGKKLPGLEVLGWQ; this is encoded by the coding sequence GTGACCCTGCGAACGATCGAGTCCCTGGGTCCGCTCGCCGGCAAGCGCGTCGTCGTCCGGTGTGATCTGAACGTCCCCCTGAAGGACGGCAGCATCACCGACGACGGTCGCGTGCGGGCGTCGGTCCCCACCCTCGAGGCCCTCACGGGCCAGGGGGCGCGTGTGATCGTGGTCTCCCATCTCGGGCGGCCCGACGGCGCACCCGACCCGAAGTACAGCCTTGCGCCCGTCGCGGCGCGCCTCGGCGAACTCCTCGATGCGCCGGTGGCCTTCGCGTCCGACACCGTCGGACCGGATGCCGCGTCGAAGGTCGAGCACCTCGCCGACCGTGAGGTGCTCGTGCTCGAGAACCTTCGCTTCAACGCAGGCGAGACGGCGAAGGACGACGAAGCGCGCGCGGCGTTCGCGGGGGAGCTCGCGGCGTTCGCCGACGCGGTCGTCTCCGACGGCTTCGGCGTCGTGCACCGGAAGCAGGCGAGCGTCTTCGACCTCGAGCAGCTGCGCCCGAGTGCGGCCGGCCTGCTCATCGCCGCCGAGCTCGAGGTGCTCGACCGGCTCACGGAGAACCCCGAGCGGCCGTACACGGTCGTCCTCGGCGGCTCGAAGGTGTCGGACAAGCTCGGGGTGATCGCCCACCTGCTGCCGCGGGTCGACGCGCTGCTCATCGGCGGGGGCATGCTGTTCACGTTCCTCGCCGCCCAGGGCCACAAGGTCGGCTCGAGCCTGCTCGAGGAGGACCAGATCGAGACCGTGCGCGGCTACCTCGCCGAGGCGCGCGAGCGCGGGGTCGAGATCGTCCTGCCGACCGACGTGGTGGTGGCCGAGCGGTTCGCGGCCGATGCCGAGCACGTCGTCGCGCCCGCCGACGCGATCGAGGACACGGCGTTCGGAGCATCCGGCCTCGGCCTCGACATCGGCCCCGACACGGCCGCCGCGTTCGCGGAGAAGATCCGCGGATCGAAGACGGTGTTCTGGAACGGCCCCATGGGCGTGTTCGAGCTCGCGCCGTTCGCCGCCGGCACACGCGAGGTCGCGCAGGCGCTGACCGAGGTCGACGGCCTGAGCGTGGTCGGCGGCGGCGACTCCGCCGCGGCGGTCCGCCAGCTCGGCTTCGCCGACGACGCGTTCGGACACATCTCGACGGGCGGGGGCGCGAGCCTCGAGTTCCTCGAGGGCAAGAAGCTCCCCGGACTGGAGGTCCTCGGATGGCAGTAG